A stretch of Rhododendron vialii isolate Sample 1 chromosome 4a, ASM3025357v1 DNA encodes these proteins:
- the LOC131321681 gene encoding F-box/kelch-repeat protein At3g06240-like: MKTEMPNLPEEIIVDVLTRLPVVSLCRFRCVSKPWRSLISHPSFIKTHLNRNTDKNTNKFERVVLSDHRNWYTVELDSSQFRHHSVAVRLNFPPGQNPRYCEEICYSCDGLVLMLDRRFHCCLVNPSTRESRKLPLSPFTSKPGFTDYGFGYDSSIDDYKVVNICYYDGEADAGCADNVVSVYALKTNSWRRIENSPYDHSCFGHHSGAFVCGALHWVASNGTDDVIVALVLEDEKFQTVPSPTPDCIGDLLCVLGGCLCVFVSQFDPYCLDVWVMKEYGVKDSWMKFTVTYDNIYDSWRPLSLSRTGQVLLNAQGKNLVLFDPREEESKELVVQGLPTQFEVGTYVESLVSPKRQC, from the coding sequence ATGAAGACAGAGATGCCGAACCTTCCCGAAGAAATCATCGTCGACGTACTCACGAGACTACCCGTCGTCTCCCTCTGCAGATTCAGGTGCGTTTCGAAACCGTGGCGCTCTCTAATCTCCCACCCTAGTTTCATCAAAACACACCTCAATCGCAACACCGACAAAAACACCAACAAGTTCGAGCGTGTCGTTCTCAGCGATCATCGAAATTGGTACACCGTGGAACTCGATTCATCCCAATTCAGGCACCATTCAGTGGCAGTGCGCCTGAATTTCCCACCCGGTCAAAACCCTAGATATTGTGAGGAGATTTGTTATTCGTGTGATGGCTTGGTGTTGATGCTCGATCGAAGGTTCCATTGTTGTTTGGTGAACCCGTCTACTCGAGAATCTAGAAAATTGCCATTATCTCCTTTTACGTCTAAGCCAGGTTTCACTGATTATGGGTTTGGTTACGACTCATCCATTGATGACTACAAGGTTGTAAATATTTGTTATTATGATGGAGAAGCTGATGCTGGGTGCGCTGATAATGTAGTCAGTGTGTATGCCTTAAAGACCAATTCCTGGAGAAGGATTGAGAACTCTCCTTATGATCATTCATGCTTTGGGCATCATTCAGGGGCTTTTGTTTGTGGTGCACTCCACTGGGTAGCTAGCAATGGTACAGACGATGTTATAGTTGCACTCGTTTTAGAAGATGAAAAATTTCAGACTGTGCCATCTCCAACTCCGGATTGTATTGGTGACCTACTTTGTGTTCTTGGAGGTTGCCTTTGTGTGTTTGTTTCTCAGTTTGATCCTTACTGTCTAGATGTTTGGGTGATGAAAGAGTATGGGGTGAAAGATTCATGGATGAAATTTACAGTCACTTATGATAATATTTATGATTCTTGGAGGCCTTTGAGTTTATCTCGGACCGGTCAAGTTTTACTTAATGCACAAGGAAAAAACTTAGTTCTCTTTGATCCACGGGAGGAAGAATCCAAGGAGCTAGTGGTTCAGGGCCTTCCAACTCAATTTGAAGTAGGAACTTATGTGGAAAGCCTCGTTTCACCCAAGAGGCAATGCTAA
- the LOC131321680 gene encoding UBP1-associated protein 2A-like — protein sequence MVNKRKAAAEADFEEEPQKTIADHYSSSEDAEEEESEEESENDDESEEEDRSEEEDDEEEEDEEEEDEESKRETLKKLLEPFGKDQIIEFLKQAALKNPKIVERVTQSAESDPVHRKIFIYGLGWDATSEQVLSVFRKYGEIEECKVVADKLTGRSKGYAFVLFKYRNGARKALKHSQKKVGNRMTSCQLASAGSVPNNNQSSSVVSRKIYVTTVGPQVNPDKLRSFFAKFGEIEEGPIGQDPVTGKFKGYALFVYKTPDGCKKALEEPVKVFEGTQLQCRRAVEGNRGNKSQTGGGAASIQQTDIASVNYGMGVNPSAVMVAQSPGMGLANPVLASALGQTVLPPTAAATGFPHSIRANPALGLGFGGNYGINNISPSVIGSYSSQAVLQGSYGPQVAALPGGYGSTSQAVALQGLGAYQSAQLGQSSAGAMAAAATTTRPQSGFGTSGTTFPSYFAR from the exons ATGGTGAACAAGAGAAAAGCAGCCGCAGAAGCGGATTTTGAAGAAGAACCTCAGAAAACGATTGCAGATCATTACTCCTCGTCTGAAGACGCAGAGGAAGAAGAATCCGAAGAAGAATCAGAGAACGACGACGAATCAGAAGAAGAAGACCgatcagaagaagaagatgatgaagaagaagaagacgaggaggaggaagacGAGGAATCGAAGAGGGAGACTCTAAAGAAGCTTCTAGAACCCTTCGGAAAAGACCAGATAATCGAGTTCTTGAAACAAGCGGCACTGAAGAACCCTAAAATCGTCGAACGAGTGACTCAATCGGCCGAGTCGGACCCGGTGCACCGAAAGATATTCATATACGGGCTCGGGTGGGACGCCACGTCGGAGCAAGTCCTCTCCGTTTTCAGGAAGTACGGCGAGATCGAGGAGTGCAAAGTTGTAGCGGATAAACTCACAG GCCGATCAAAGGGGTACGCATTCGTTCTTTTCAAGTACCGAAACGGGGCTCGAAAGGCCCTTAAGCATTCCCAGAAGAAGGTGGGCAACAGAATGACTTCGTGCCAGCTGGCATCCGCGGGTTCTGTACCCAATAACAACCAATCATCATCGGTTGTTTCCAGGAAAATCTATGTGACAACTGTAGGGCCTCAGGTTAATCCGGATAAGCTTAGATCATTCTTCGCGAAGTTTGGGGAGATTGAGGAAGGTCCTATTGGGCAAGACCCTGTGACTGGAAAGTTCAAAGGGTATGCGCTTTTCGTTTACAAGACGCCCGACGGGTGTAAAAAGGCTTTAGAAGAGCCTGTGAAGGTGTTTGAAGGTACCCAGTTGCAGTGCCGACGGGCAGTGGAGGGAAACCGGGGGAATAAGAGTCAGACAGGAGGTGGTGCTGCTTCAATCCAGCAGACTGATATTGCTTCTGTAAATTATGGTATGGGTGTGAATCCATCTGCAGTTATGGTGGCTCAAAGTCCGGGAATGGGGTTGGCGAATCCGGTGCTGGCATCGGCATTGGGTCAGACGGTTTTGCCGCCTACAGCTGCTGCTACCGGGTTTCCCCATTCAATCAGGGCAAACCCGGCATTGGGGTTGGGTTTTGGTGGGAATTACGGTATCAATAACATAAGCCCTAGCGTGATTGGTAGTTATAGTTCCCAAGCGGTTTTGCAGGGGAGTTATGGTCCCCAAGTAGCCGCTTTGCCGGGTGGTTATGGTTCCACTTCTCAAGCGGTGGCTTTGCAGGGTCTGGGTGCTTACCAGAGTGCCCAATTGGGACAATCTTCTGCTGGAGCGATGGCAGCGGCCGCCACAACAACGCGGCCACAATCTGGTTTTGGAACTTCGGGAACTACCTTTCCCTCTTACTTTGCCCGCTAG
- the LOC131322855 gene encoding F-box protein CPR1-like, whose product MRKISLSLSNPAMPNLSPLHTRLPDEIISDILSRLPVVSLCRFRCVSKSWQSLISHPHFITTHLNRSTNGKHERLILGNFFCNLYSVELDSSQFRHQSLAVHLDFAPDQNPSCCDEIGGSCDGLVLMLDVWFNYSLVNPSTRESRELPESPFTIEGKFFADYGLGYDSSIDDYKVVNISYHHRETESADNLVSVYALKTNSWRRIENSPYDHSHFEHQSGAFVCGALHWVASNGMDDVIVALGLADEKFRTVSSPALGCTVDQLCVLGGCLCVFVEQFYDPGCLDAWVMKEYGVRDSWTKFTVTCDNRYESWRPLSLSRTGQFLFNVEGYKLVLFDTREKESKELVVHGRPAQFEAGTYVESLVSPTRATRLCY is encoded by the exons atgagaaaaatctctctctctctctcgaatccTGCGATGCCAAACCTTAGTCCTCTCCACACCAGACTTCCCGACGAGATCATCTCCGACATACTCTCGAGACTCCCCGTTGTCTCTCTGTGCAGATTCAGGTGCGTTTCCAAATCGTGGCAATCCCTAATCTCCCACCCTCATTTCATCACGACACACCTCAATCGCAGCACAAACGGCAAACACGAGCGTCTTATCctcggtaattttttttgtaatttgtactCCGTGGAACTCGATTCTTCCCAATTCAGGCACCAATCATTGGCAGTGCACCTAGATTTCGCACCAGACCAAAACCCTAGCTGCTGTGATGAGATTGGGGGTTCGTGTGATGGCTTGGTATTGATGCTCGATGTATGGTTCAATTATTCTTTGGTAAACCCTTCTACTCGAGAATCTAGAGAATTACCGGAATCTCCTTTTACAATTGAGGGTAAATTTTTCGCTGATTATGGGCTTGGTTATGACTCATCCATTGATGATTACAAAGTTGTAAATATTTCTTATCATCATAGAGAAACTGAGAGTGCTGATAATCTAGTCAGTGTGTATGCCTTAAAGACCAATTCCTGGAGAAGGATTGAGAACTCTCCTTATGATCATTCACATTTTGAGCATCAATCGGGGGCTTTTGTTTGTGGTGCACTACACTGGGTAGCTAGTAATGGTATGGATGATGTTATCGTTGCACTTGGTTTAGCTGATGAAAAATTTCGAACTGTGTCATCCCCAGCTCTGGGTTGTACCGTTGACCAACTTTGTGTTCTTGGAGGGTGCCTTTGTGTGTTTGTTGAGCAGTTTTATGATCCTGGCTGTCTAGATGCTTGGGTGATGAAAGAGTATGGTGTGAGAGATTCCTGGACAAAATTTACAGTCACTTGTGATAATAGATATGAGTCTTGGCGACCCTTGAGTTTATCTAGGACCGGTCAAT ttttgtttaaTGTAGAAGGATACAAATTAGTCCTCTTTGATACACGAGAGAAGGAATCCAAGGAGCTAGTGGTTCATGGCCGTCCAGCTCAGTTTGAAGCAGGAACTTATGTGGAAAGCCTTGTTTCACCCACGAGGGCCACGAGGCTATGTTACTAA